Proteins co-encoded in one Candidatus Effluviviaceae Genus V sp. genomic window:
- a CDS encoding 50S ribosomal protein L9, with protein sequence ATRENTETWGRNMKVILTEDIPRLGAKGELVTIKDGYGRNYLIPSGKALLATPANLAKLETRMKKEEAKVRRDKAAAERLAERLSGVSCTIRVQADEGDKLYGSVGPRDIAQALSDQGIEVDQSHVLMDEHIKMLGVYPVEIELFKDVRGEVKVWVIRE encoded by the coding sequence GGCAACCCGAGAGAACACCGAGACCTGGGGAAGAAACATGAAGGTCATTCTGACAGAGGACATCCCTCGGCTGGGCGCCAAGGGTGAGCTGGTCACGATCAAGGACGGCTACGGCAGGAACTACCTCATTCCGAGCGGCAAAGCGCTTCTCGCGACCCCCGCCAATCTCGCGAAGCTCGAGACGCGGATGAAGAAGGAGGAGGCGAAGGTCCGCCGCGACAAGGCGGCCGCCGAGCGGCTGGCCGAGCGACTGAGCGGCGTCTCCTGTACGATCCGCGTCCAGGCTGACGAGGGCGACAAGCTCTACGGCTCGGTAGGCCCCAGGGACATCGCCCAGGCCCTGTCGGACCAGGGTATCGAGGTCGACCAGTCCCACGTGCTCATGGACGAGCACATCAAGATGCTGGGGGTCTATCCCGTCGAGATCGAGCTCTTCAAGGACGTGCGGGGCGAGGTGAAGGTCTGGGTCATCAGGGAGTGA